A part of Mytilus edulis unplaced genomic scaffold, xbMytEdul2.2 SCAFFOLD_1419, whole genome shotgun sequence genomic DNA contains:
- the LOC139505198 gene encoding histone H3 translates to MARTKQTARKSTGGKAPRKQLATKAARKSAPATGGVKKPHRYRPGTVALREIRRYQKSTELLIRKLPFQRLVREIAQDFKTDLRFQSSAVMALQEASEAYLVGLFEDTNLCAIHAKRVTIMPKDIQLARRIRGERA, encoded by the coding sequence ATGGCACGAACAAAGCAAACTGCACGTAAATCCACCGGAggtaaagctccaagaaaacaacttgccaccaaggccgcccgtaagagcgcacctgcaaccggtggagtcaagaaaccacatagatacaggccaggaacagtcgctctccgagaaatcaggagataccagaagagcacagagctcctcatcaggaaactccccttccagagattagtccgTGAAATCGCCCAGGACTTCAAAACTGATCTCCGATTCCAGAGTTCAGCCGTCATGGCCCTACAGGAAGCCAGCGAAGCCTACTTGGTCGGTCTCTTCGAGGATACCAACTTGTGCGCAATTCACGCCAAGAGAGTAACCATCATGCCAAAGGATATCCAATTGGCCcgaagaatccgtggagaacgtgcttaa